A region of the Candidatus Methanomethylicota archaeon genome:
GCTTTTCAGTTGAAAGTAGCATTGAATTGGCGTGGAGTTTTGGAGGCAACTAGATTTCTGAGGGGGATAAACCCTGAAGATCCAACAAAATACGATTACGTACTTTCAAGGGTTTCAATAATGGGGTATTGTGCAAAGAATTTGGCTAGATCACAATGCTACCTATGCCCACTAATAAACATATGCAAATCATCAAAGTTGCCGAGGATTATTGAAGCTAAGCCATTAACATCAGTGGAAATGGAGATATTGGAGGATTTCCTCAAAATCCATGGGGGAGAATTCGATAAAGTCGTAACCGAATATACGCTTGGAAGATATTCTGCTGATGCCCTTATGCATGCTAAGACTTGCAATGAATATATTGTTGGGGTGGAGAGGGAGTTGAATTATATGGCTATAGGTCAAGCGGTAACATACAGATACCTATACTATAAGCATAACGGTAAAATGGCTAAACCGATGATAATATGTAGAAAGGCATCGAGGGAACTTAAAGAAGTAGCTCAACTGGAACAGGGAATTGAGGTGGTGGAAGTATCAGAAATATAATTTAATGTATGTAGCCTCTCAACTATGCTTTAACATGGAATTATTGTGTTGAATTTGTTACTCATTTTAGAGTAGTTACTCTAAAATTTAAATATTGGTTGTTATGTTTTAGCTTCTGGGTGGAAGGTTGGGTAGCAGTGTGAGGAGGAGTGTTTTGGTTGCGTATACTGCTATTTTTGCAGCTTTGGCTATACTTTTGACGTTTAGTCATGCTGAGGTTCCATTTCCACTTATGCCATATTTGAAGTTTGATTTCGCTGAGATACCGGTGATGTTGGCGCTATTCTTAGGTGGGTTTGGCGTTGGCCTCTCCACTTCAATTATACATTGGATTGTCTTAACAATTGCGAGGGGCTGGTTCCTAGGGCCATTAATGAAGTTTTTGGCTGTGGCACCCATGGTTATTGGTTCTTGGATTGGGATAAGGATGGTTAAGGGTAGATCTCTATGGAAAACTTTAGCCATGGCTCTACTACTTGGAATAATCTTCAGGGTTGTTGTATGCTCCATAACTAATGTTGTTGTATTGCTTTGGGTGGCTCCAGACTACCTGAAATTCTCAGCATCCATCTTGAAAGCCATTGGATTCAATATTTCATCGGAAACTGAGGCATTGGCGTTAACTCTATGGTTTACCGCTATCTTCAACATAATCCACGTATTCCTCTCATCCATAGTAGCCTACATGGTATTCAAAGCAACAGCCAAAATACTACCATCAACCAAAATCATGAAAGAAGTATAGCGACACCTCTAAATGCTTGAATTCACATTCTTCAACACCCTTCCCCCACAAGCCCCTTATGAACATTAAACTAACCTGTTAAACTAAATAATTGAAATTGTTTCCAAAAGTCTATCTTGTCTGCACACTGCAAATTGTGTATTA
Encoded here:
- a CDS encoding DUF2400 family protein, whose amino-acid sequence is MDKRHLLVSLDLGLQRVLSRAFQLKVALNWRGVLEATRFLRGINPEDPTKYDYVLSRVSIMGYCAKNLARSQCYLCPLINICKSSKLPRIIEAKPLTSVEMEILEDFLKIHGGEFDKVVTEYTLGRYSADALMHAKTCNEYIVGVERELNYMAIGQAVTYRYLYYKHNGKMAKPMIICRKASRELKEVAQLEQGIEVVEVSEI